A genomic region of Paramormyrops kingsleyae isolate MSU_618 chromosome 19, PKINGS_0.4, whole genome shotgun sequence contains the following coding sequences:
- the nhsl1b gene encoding NHS-like protein 1 isoform X1 codes for MPFHQRTVAPRLLCRLNKKDTKSPVRSDLENGSPAGATGHPQIQKPVLFTSLEEVCCHALIGVLHQLSDLSRHAGGIFLEIETEVWHVARRSGQLRLRLETLKNTVRSQDPKKVKIPVSNLDEESKWAVHYAAPWHQQENVFLPTDRPACVEDLHRQAKVNLKNVLRDCDKLRKDGFRSSQYYSQGPTFSGSNMSDDSPQEDEDMDKKSEASSEDEEEEPVLPVRPRTPQPADSNDGAGSGWSKTMPLPTPEERMRQQAQAVQTDIVPINITGETFDRQASIRRSLVNTDTVVRRPKKVKRRKTITGVPDSIQKELAVTGHGDLRPHSMYIPGQYSTLGRVGSMNSGLRQSNTRDSSCQTEEVKVVPPSMRRIRAQRGQGIAAQMAASSGTISIASDSTSTIFAPQHNGGSQRFHSLPRQGARISLNFEPGYSSAPYRSEDCSAGALPKRIGTLQADDTTVQLRNSPKAIVRPKSEEVRSTLSEQAMAGPACMVSPHAAYSTLLIPNATLSCSSEVITIHTANSCSRPGTPQMRSVSSYPKDRPLSTAVVNGGSSQAQSATSSRRDSAVSLSTSTEVDSQCSTLNGTKGRKSQDTTSESSYSDGSLQSQGRVAADRWVNDTPENIVPKRPLTSSCSTPTNHIYSSPERSSNKTDASSLHSMDNDGYYTSMHTDSGIRTRSHNNMRGKMRHSMYECRMYDIQDDPSGFYSDRSLSRSISLRKSKKPPLPPARTDSLRRKPGKKTSANGSVLNETLIATLQQTLQMGVKGKVSSSSSQSPCSDYDDPWVPRPRSQSSISAGSSGLSASMANVYYICPVTPSQSDTSSLRSDYTETWGYYPDYPRQHGEQPHSPTSSSGAAAEFSNGSCLPSMSQASLPECQDSAAVVKPKTSSPDRVHRLTSPSSGYSSQSNTPTAGTPVPSGMRSMSPAGAKSKPKVPERKSSLLSSTSVSSSSTSLSSNTSDSAKNPLPPPPPPLPGLHTSPSMSPTFTLHDSREPLFTPPPPPPLPPSIPAYMGGKMIPPLHRTPETSPDMSSCSSSSDFPPPPPELLFDSGLPVSSDFSPPLPPPPPPLPHIIPKTPLRPPMYAMITPAAPPFGIKGQKEALRLVNADFKDNIAKESKLPPMPLITAQALQMVQLRSVKKLEHEGAVTTKAQDIGHALQSIKPKTPEKPQKLEPPNVLSLAVCSSRAANETEMQLSPTKKFGQEAGDLEDTLSETLADYCSDSVSPEESLHQLSPTVPAVASLNFTPKKKPPAVSKKPKLILKVPQSPPQPVSEERQPEVVDGDMVAVLSPQSGLSVSGMAEAPGATQQQHMEDQMGDHSGSSTTPMTQSRESLSSEASTESLQEAKTSTVVRQKLSFLGEKSISDRHRDRQQDSSNTMDSISSKEEENGDIFEDSVVSCSSPVADADVFEDMVTPTRPRTTEDLFAAIHRSKRKVLGRRESEEERSRGHSPSPPVTPTSSSPASASLPRHASSIQRNLRKSATSSDNFKALLLKKGSRSETGFRISATEMLKNTDPRFHRTRSESSLELSSPDSPGGSPSRGKQVAEEWARSEGFSPRFPGIGYSSLVGSRYGRSRTPPSAASSKYNARSRIPSSPMTVICEGDGELMEAGIDCEEVGSPLQDSNGTSHNGNGS; via the exons CGGTGTCTAATCTGGATGAGGAGAGCAAGTGGGCAGTCCACTATGCGGCTCCTTGGCACCAGCAAGAAAACGTCTTCCTGCCCACGGATCGGCCTGCCTGCGTGGAAGACCTGCACCGGCAGGCTAAGGTCAACCTCAAGAACGTGCTACGAG ACTGTGACAAACTGAGGAAGGATGGCTTCCGCAGCTCGCAGTATTACTCCCAGGGCCCCACGTTCTCCGGCTCCAACATGTCGGACGACAGCCCACAGGAGGACGAGGACATGGACAAGAAG TCCGAGGCGTCATCagaggacgaggaggaggagccgGTGTTGCCGGTGAGGCCCCGGACACCCCAGCCGGCAGACAGTAATGATGGAGCTGGTAGTGGCTGGAGCAAGACCATGCCCCTGCCCACCCCAGAGGAAAGAATGAGGCAGCAGGCGCAGGCGGTGCAGACTGACATCGTCCCCATTAACATCACCG GGGAGACTTTTGACCGGCAGGCCAGCATCCGCCGCTCCTTAGTTAACACTGACACGGTCGTCAGGCGGCCCAAGAAAGTCAAAAGGAGAAAGACAATAACAGGGGTTCCTGACAGCATCCAGAAGGAACTAG CAGTGACAGGGCACGGCGACCTCCGCCCTCATTCCATGTACATACCTGGTCAGTACTCTACCCTGGGCCGAGTCGGCAGCATGAACTCAGGGCTACGCCAGTCTAACACCCGTGACTCCAGCTGCCAGACGGAGGAAGTGAAAGTTGTTCCCCCTTCCATGCGGAGGATCCGGGCACAGAGGGGCCAAGGCATCGCAGCTCAGATGGCAGCCTCCTCGGGGACCATCTCCATAGCTAGCGACAGCACCAGCACCATCTTTGCACCACAGCATAACGGAGGTAGTCAACGTTTCCATAGCTTGCCCCGCCAGGGAGCCCGTATCTCCTTGAACTTTGAGCCCGGGTACAGCAGTGCCCCCTACAGGTCAGAGGACTGCTCAGCGGGAGCGCTACCTAAACGGATTGGGACATTACAGGCCGACGATACCACGGTGCAGCTGCGGAATTCCCCCAAGGCTATAGTGCGACCCAAGTCCGAGGAAGTGAGGAGCACATTGAGTGAGCAGGCCATGGCGGGCCCCGCCTGCATGGTCTCTCCCCATGCTGCATACTCCACCTTGCTCATCCCCAATGCTACACTGTCATGCTCATCTGAGGTCATCACTATCCACACGGCAAACAGCTGTAGCAGGCCGGGCACCCCTCAGATGCGATCTGTCTCCTCCTACCCAAAAGATCGGCCCCTCAGTACCGCTGTGGTGAACGGCGGGTCATCCCAAGCTCAGTCGGCCACCTCCTCCCGCCGTGACTCAGCCGTGTCCCTCAGCACCAGCACTGAAGTCGATTCCCAATGCAGTACCCTGAACGGGACAAAAGGAAGGAAGAGCCAAGATACCACAAGCGAGTCCAGCTACTCAGACGGAAGCTTGCAGAGTCAAGGCAGAGTCGCTGCCGACCGGTGGGTCAACGACACCCCAGAGAACATTGTACCGAAGAGGCCCCTAACCTCCAGCTGCTCTACCCCGACAAATCATATTTACAGCAGCCCCGAGAGATCCTCAAACAAGACGGATGCCAGTTCTCTACACTCCATGGACAATGATGGATACTACACTTCCATGCACACAGATTCCGGGATCAGGACCCGGAGCCATAACAACATGCGTGGTAAAATGAGGCACAGTATGTATGAATGCCGTATGTATGACATCCAGGATGACCCTTCCGGCTTCTACAGTGACAGATCCTTATCCCGGAGCATCTCCCTTCGCAAGTCAAAGAAGCCCCCGCTGCCACCGGCTCGGACAGACTCCTTACGACGCAAGCCAGGGAAGAAGACCAGCGCTAATGGATCGGTCCTTAACGAGACTCTAATTGCCACCCTGCAGCAGACTCTGCAGATGGGCGTAAAGGGCAAAGTGAGTTCATCATCCTCTCAGAGCCCCTGCAGCGACTATGATGATCCATGGGTGCCGCGTCCGCGGAGTCAGAGCAGCATAAGTGCTGGGAGCAGCGGCTTGTCGGCCTCCATGGCAAACGTCTACTATATCTGTCCAGTTACACCATCGCAAAGCGACACGAGTAGCCTGCGCTCAGATTACACCGAGACCTGGGGTTACTATCCCGACTACCCTCGGCAACATGGGGAGCAGCCGCATTCCCCAACTAGCTCCAGCGGTGCCGCTGCGGAGTTCTCCAATGGAAGTTGTCTGCCCAGCATGTCGCAAGCATCGCTGCCGGAATGCCAGGACAGTGCAGCGGTGGTCAAGCCTAAAACTTCCTCCCCGGACAGAGTGCATAGACTCACTTCCCCCTCCAGCGGCTACTCCAGCCAGTCCAACACACCCACGGCAGGCACCCCTGTACCCTCTGGCATGAGGTCAATGTCTCCAGCAGGAGCAAAGTCCAAGCCCAAAGTACCTGAAAGAAAGTCTTCTCTGCTGTCTTCTACATCTGTGTCATCCTCCTCCACGTCCTTGTCCTCCAACACCTCAGATTCAGCAAAAAACCCCCTacctcctccacctccacccCTGCCTGGCCTCCATACTTCCCCATCAATGTCACCAACCTTCACACTTCATGATTCTAGAGAACCACTATTCACTCCACCTCCtccaccccctctccccccctccATCCCTGCATATATGGGTGGGAAAATGATCCCTCCTCTACACAGAACTCCTGAGACATCTCCAGACATGTCCTCCTGTAGCTCTTCTTCAGACTTTCCTCCCCCTCCTCCAGAACTTTTGTTTGATTCTGGCTTGCCAGTCAGCAGTGACTTCTCTCCACCTCTtccccctccacctcctcctctgccACATATCATTCCCAAGACACCTCTACGACCTCCAATGTATGCTATGATCACACCAGCAGCTCCACCTTTCGGCATTAAAGGTCAGAAAGAAGCTCTCAGACTTGTGAATGCTGATTTCAAGGACAACATAGCCAAAGAGTCAAAATTACCTCCAATGCCCCTGATCACTGCCCAAGCCCTTCAGATGGTGCAACTTAGGTCTGTCAAGAAACTTGAACACGAGGGAGCCGTTACTACCAAAGCCCAGGACATAGGGCATGCCCTACAGTCCATCAAACCTAAAACACCAGAAAAGCCTCAAAAACTAGAACCTCCTAATGTTTTGTCATTGGCGGTGTGCTCCTCTCGTGCTGCAAATGAAACTGAGATGCAGCTGTCACCTACCAAGAAATTTGGCCAGGAGGCTGGCGATCTGGAAGACACACTGAGTGAAACCTTGGCGGACTACTGCAGTGACTCTGTGTCCCCAGAAGAGTCCCTGCATCAGTTGTCCCCTACTGTTCCAGCAGTAGCATCACTAAATTTTACACCCAAGAAGAAACCTCCAGCTGTCTCTAAGAAGCCAAAACTCATACTAAAGGTGCCTCAATCTCCCCCTCAGCCTGTTTCAGAAGAGAGGCAACCTGAAGTTGTGGATGGAGACATGGTTGCGGTGTTGAGTCCCCAGAGTGGGTTGTCGGTCTCAGGGATGGCGGAAGCCCCTGGTGCGACCCAGCAGCAGCACATGGAGGATCAGATGGGGGATCACTCTGGAAGCTCCACCACACCCATGACGCAGAGCAGAGAGTCTTTGAGCAGCGAGGCCTCCACAGAAAGCCTACAAGAAGCCAAGACCTCCACAGTGGTAAGGCAGAAGCTCTCCTTCTTGGGTGAAAAGAGCATTTCCGatagacacagagacagacagcaaGATTCCAGTAACACCATGGACTCCATCAGCTCAAAGGAAGAAGAAAATG GCGACATTTTTGAGGATTCCGTCGTGTCCTGCTCCTCACCAGTTGCCGACGCAGATGTCTTCGAGGACATGGTGACGCCCACGCGACCCAGGACGACCGAGGACCTTTTCGCCGCCATTCACAG GTCCAAACGGAAGGTGTTGGGCCGGAGAGAGTCTGAGGAGGAGCGGTCGCGGGGCCACTCGCCGTCGCCCCCAGTAACGCCTACGAGCAGCTCCCCCGCGTCGGCCTCACTTCCCCGCCATGCGAGTTCCATCCAGCGCAACCTCCGTAAGTCGGCCACCAGCAGCGACAACTTCAAGGCCCTGCTACTGAAGAAGGGCAGCCGCTCTGAGACCGGCTTCCGCATCTCTGCCACCGAAATGCTCAAGAACACAGACCCGCGCTTCCACCGGACGCGCTCCGAGTCCTCCCTGGAGTTGTCATCGCCGGACAGCCCCGGCGGGTCCCCTAGCCGCGGAAAGCAGGTGGCGGAGGAGTGGGCTCGTAGTGAAGGCTTCTCACCACGCTTTCCTGGCATTGGCTACTCCTCCTTGGTGGGGTCCCGGTATGGGCGGTCCCGCACACCACCCTCAGCGGCCAGCAGCAAGTACAATGCTCGCAGCCGCATCCCGAGCAGCCCCATGACTGTCATCTGCGAGGGGGACGGTGAGCTGATGGAGGCCGGCATCGACTGTGAGGAAGTAGGGAGCCCCCTGCAGGACTCTAATGGCACTTCACACAATGGCAATGGCAGTTAA
- the nhsl1b gene encoding NHS-like protein 1 isoform X2, translating into MPFHQRTVAPRLLCRLNKKDTKSPVRSDLENGSPAGATGHPQIQKPVLFTSLEEVCCHALIGVLHQLSDLSRHAGGIFLEIETEVWHVARRSGQLRLRLETLKNTVRSQDPKKVKIPVSNLDEESKWAVHYAAPWHQQENVFLPTDRPACVEDLHRQAKVNLKNVLRDCDKLRKDGFRSSQYYSQGPTFSGSNMSDDSPQEDEDMDKKSEASSEDEEEEPVLPVRPRTPQPADSNDGAGSGWSKTMPLPTPEERMRQQAQAVQTDIVPINITAVTGHGDLRPHSMYIPGQYSTLGRVGSMNSGLRQSNTRDSSCQTEEVKVVPPSMRRIRAQRGQGIAAQMAASSGTISIASDSTSTIFAPQHNGGSQRFHSLPRQGARISLNFEPGYSSAPYRSEDCSAGALPKRIGTLQADDTTVQLRNSPKAIVRPKSEEVRSTLSEQAMAGPACMVSPHAAYSTLLIPNATLSCSSEVITIHTANSCSRPGTPQMRSVSSYPKDRPLSTAVVNGGSSQAQSATSSRRDSAVSLSTSTEVDSQCSTLNGTKGRKSQDTTSESSYSDGSLQSQGRVAADRWVNDTPENIVPKRPLTSSCSTPTNHIYSSPERSSNKTDASSLHSMDNDGYYTSMHTDSGIRTRSHNNMRGKMRHSMYECRMYDIQDDPSGFYSDRSLSRSISLRKSKKPPLPPARTDSLRRKPGKKTSANGSVLNETLIATLQQTLQMGVKGKVSSSSSQSPCSDYDDPWVPRPRSQSSISAGSSGLSASMANVYYICPVTPSQSDTSSLRSDYTETWGYYPDYPRQHGEQPHSPTSSSGAAAEFSNGSCLPSMSQASLPECQDSAAVVKPKTSSPDRVHRLTSPSSGYSSQSNTPTAGTPVPSGMRSMSPAGAKSKPKVPERKSSLLSSTSVSSSSTSLSSNTSDSAKNPLPPPPPPLPGLHTSPSMSPTFTLHDSREPLFTPPPPPPLPPSIPAYMGGKMIPPLHRTPETSPDMSSCSSSSDFPPPPPELLFDSGLPVSSDFSPPLPPPPPPLPHIIPKTPLRPPMYAMITPAAPPFGIKGQKEALRLVNADFKDNIAKESKLPPMPLITAQALQMVQLRSVKKLEHEGAVTTKAQDIGHALQSIKPKTPEKPQKLEPPNVLSLAVCSSRAANETEMQLSPTKKFGQEAGDLEDTLSETLADYCSDSVSPEESLHQLSPTVPAVASLNFTPKKKPPAVSKKPKLILKVPQSPPQPVSEERQPEVVDGDMVAVLSPQSGLSVSGMAEAPGATQQQHMEDQMGDHSGSSTTPMTQSRESLSSEASTESLQEAKTSTVVRQKLSFLGEKSISDRHRDRQQDSSNTMDSISSKEEENGDIFEDSVVSCSSPVADADVFEDMVTPTRPRTTEDLFAAIHRSKRKVLGRRESEEERSRGHSPSPPVTPTSSSPASASLPRHASSIQRNLRKSATSSDNFKALLLKKGSRSETGFRISATEMLKNTDPRFHRTRSESSLELSSPDSPGGSPSRGKQVAEEWARSEGFSPRFPGIGYSSLVGSRYGRSRTPPSAASSKYNARSRIPSSPMTVICEGDGELMEAGIDCEEVGSPLQDSNGTSHNGNGS; encoded by the exons CGGTGTCTAATCTGGATGAGGAGAGCAAGTGGGCAGTCCACTATGCGGCTCCTTGGCACCAGCAAGAAAACGTCTTCCTGCCCACGGATCGGCCTGCCTGCGTGGAAGACCTGCACCGGCAGGCTAAGGTCAACCTCAAGAACGTGCTACGAG ACTGTGACAAACTGAGGAAGGATGGCTTCCGCAGCTCGCAGTATTACTCCCAGGGCCCCACGTTCTCCGGCTCCAACATGTCGGACGACAGCCCACAGGAGGACGAGGACATGGACAAGAAG TCCGAGGCGTCATCagaggacgaggaggaggagccgGTGTTGCCGGTGAGGCCCCGGACACCCCAGCCGGCAGACAGTAATGATGGAGCTGGTAGTGGCTGGAGCAAGACCATGCCCCTGCCCACCCCAGAGGAAAGAATGAGGCAGCAGGCGCAGGCGGTGCAGACTGACATCGTCCCCATTAACATCACCG CAGTGACAGGGCACGGCGACCTCCGCCCTCATTCCATGTACATACCTGGTCAGTACTCTACCCTGGGCCGAGTCGGCAGCATGAACTCAGGGCTACGCCAGTCTAACACCCGTGACTCCAGCTGCCAGACGGAGGAAGTGAAAGTTGTTCCCCCTTCCATGCGGAGGATCCGGGCACAGAGGGGCCAAGGCATCGCAGCTCAGATGGCAGCCTCCTCGGGGACCATCTCCATAGCTAGCGACAGCACCAGCACCATCTTTGCACCACAGCATAACGGAGGTAGTCAACGTTTCCATAGCTTGCCCCGCCAGGGAGCCCGTATCTCCTTGAACTTTGAGCCCGGGTACAGCAGTGCCCCCTACAGGTCAGAGGACTGCTCAGCGGGAGCGCTACCTAAACGGATTGGGACATTACAGGCCGACGATACCACGGTGCAGCTGCGGAATTCCCCCAAGGCTATAGTGCGACCCAAGTCCGAGGAAGTGAGGAGCACATTGAGTGAGCAGGCCATGGCGGGCCCCGCCTGCATGGTCTCTCCCCATGCTGCATACTCCACCTTGCTCATCCCCAATGCTACACTGTCATGCTCATCTGAGGTCATCACTATCCACACGGCAAACAGCTGTAGCAGGCCGGGCACCCCTCAGATGCGATCTGTCTCCTCCTACCCAAAAGATCGGCCCCTCAGTACCGCTGTGGTGAACGGCGGGTCATCCCAAGCTCAGTCGGCCACCTCCTCCCGCCGTGACTCAGCCGTGTCCCTCAGCACCAGCACTGAAGTCGATTCCCAATGCAGTACCCTGAACGGGACAAAAGGAAGGAAGAGCCAAGATACCACAAGCGAGTCCAGCTACTCAGACGGAAGCTTGCAGAGTCAAGGCAGAGTCGCTGCCGACCGGTGGGTCAACGACACCCCAGAGAACATTGTACCGAAGAGGCCCCTAACCTCCAGCTGCTCTACCCCGACAAATCATATTTACAGCAGCCCCGAGAGATCCTCAAACAAGACGGATGCCAGTTCTCTACACTCCATGGACAATGATGGATACTACACTTCCATGCACACAGATTCCGGGATCAGGACCCGGAGCCATAACAACATGCGTGGTAAAATGAGGCACAGTATGTATGAATGCCGTATGTATGACATCCAGGATGACCCTTCCGGCTTCTACAGTGACAGATCCTTATCCCGGAGCATCTCCCTTCGCAAGTCAAAGAAGCCCCCGCTGCCACCGGCTCGGACAGACTCCTTACGACGCAAGCCAGGGAAGAAGACCAGCGCTAATGGATCGGTCCTTAACGAGACTCTAATTGCCACCCTGCAGCAGACTCTGCAGATGGGCGTAAAGGGCAAAGTGAGTTCATCATCCTCTCAGAGCCCCTGCAGCGACTATGATGATCCATGGGTGCCGCGTCCGCGGAGTCAGAGCAGCATAAGTGCTGGGAGCAGCGGCTTGTCGGCCTCCATGGCAAACGTCTACTATATCTGTCCAGTTACACCATCGCAAAGCGACACGAGTAGCCTGCGCTCAGATTACACCGAGACCTGGGGTTACTATCCCGACTACCCTCGGCAACATGGGGAGCAGCCGCATTCCCCAACTAGCTCCAGCGGTGCCGCTGCGGAGTTCTCCAATGGAAGTTGTCTGCCCAGCATGTCGCAAGCATCGCTGCCGGAATGCCAGGACAGTGCAGCGGTGGTCAAGCCTAAAACTTCCTCCCCGGACAGAGTGCATAGACTCACTTCCCCCTCCAGCGGCTACTCCAGCCAGTCCAACACACCCACGGCAGGCACCCCTGTACCCTCTGGCATGAGGTCAATGTCTCCAGCAGGAGCAAAGTCCAAGCCCAAAGTACCTGAAAGAAAGTCTTCTCTGCTGTCTTCTACATCTGTGTCATCCTCCTCCACGTCCTTGTCCTCCAACACCTCAGATTCAGCAAAAAACCCCCTacctcctccacctccacccCTGCCTGGCCTCCATACTTCCCCATCAATGTCACCAACCTTCACACTTCATGATTCTAGAGAACCACTATTCACTCCACCTCCtccaccccctctccccccctccATCCCTGCATATATGGGTGGGAAAATGATCCCTCCTCTACACAGAACTCCTGAGACATCTCCAGACATGTCCTCCTGTAGCTCTTCTTCAGACTTTCCTCCCCCTCCTCCAGAACTTTTGTTTGATTCTGGCTTGCCAGTCAGCAGTGACTTCTCTCCACCTCTtccccctccacctcctcctctgccACATATCATTCCCAAGACACCTCTACGACCTCCAATGTATGCTATGATCACACCAGCAGCTCCACCTTTCGGCATTAAAGGTCAGAAAGAAGCTCTCAGACTTGTGAATGCTGATTTCAAGGACAACATAGCCAAAGAGTCAAAATTACCTCCAATGCCCCTGATCACTGCCCAAGCCCTTCAGATGGTGCAACTTAGGTCTGTCAAGAAACTTGAACACGAGGGAGCCGTTACTACCAAAGCCCAGGACATAGGGCATGCCCTACAGTCCATCAAACCTAAAACACCAGAAAAGCCTCAAAAACTAGAACCTCCTAATGTTTTGTCATTGGCGGTGTGCTCCTCTCGTGCTGCAAATGAAACTGAGATGCAGCTGTCACCTACCAAGAAATTTGGCCAGGAGGCTGGCGATCTGGAAGACACACTGAGTGAAACCTTGGCGGACTACTGCAGTGACTCTGTGTCCCCAGAAGAGTCCCTGCATCAGTTGTCCCCTACTGTTCCAGCAGTAGCATCACTAAATTTTACACCCAAGAAGAAACCTCCAGCTGTCTCTAAGAAGCCAAAACTCATACTAAAGGTGCCTCAATCTCCCCCTCAGCCTGTTTCAGAAGAGAGGCAACCTGAAGTTGTGGATGGAGACATGGTTGCGGTGTTGAGTCCCCAGAGTGGGTTGTCGGTCTCAGGGATGGCGGAAGCCCCTGGTGCGACCCAGCAGCAGCACATGGAGGATCAGATGGGGGATCACTCTGGAAGCTCCACCACACCCATGACGCAGAGCAGAGAGTCTTTGAGCAGCGAGGCCTCCACAGAAAGCCTACAAGAAGCCAAGACCTCCACAGTGGTAAGGCAGAAGCTCTCCTTCTTGGGTGAAAAGAGCATTTCCGatagacacagagacagacagcaaGATTCCAGTAACACCATGGACTCCATCAGCTCAAAGGAAGAAGAAAATG GCGACATTTTTGAGGATTCCGTCGTGTCCTGCTCCTCACCAGTTGCCGACGCAGATGTCTTCGAGGACATGGTGACGCCCACGCGACCCAGGACGACCGAGGACCTTTTCGCCGCCATTCACAG GTCCAAACGGAAGGTGTTGGGCCGGAGAGAGTCTGAGGAGGAGCGGTCGCGGGGCCACTCGCCGTCGCCCCCAGTAACGCCTACGAGCAGCTCCCCCGCGTCGGCCTCACTTCCCCGCCATGCGAGTTCCATCCAGCGCAACCTCCGTAAGTCGGCCACCAGCAGCGACAACTTCAAGGCCCTGCTACTGAAGAAGGGCAGCCGCTCTGAGACCGGCTTCCGCATCTCTGCCACCGAAATGCTCAAGAACACAGACCCGCGCTTCCACCGGACGCGCTCCGAGTCCTCCCTGGAGTTGTCATCGCCGGACAGCCCCGGCGGGTCCCCTAGCCGCGGAAAGCAGGTGGCGGAGGAGTGGGCTCGTAGTGAAGGCTTCTCACCACGCTTTCCTGGCATTGGCTACTCCTCCTTGGTGGGGTCCCGGTATGGGCGGTCCCGCACACCACCCTCAGCGGCCAGCAGCAAGTACAATGCTCGCAGCCGCATCCCGAGCAGCCCCATGACTGTCATCTGCGAGGGGGACGGTGAGCTGATGGAGGCCGGCATCGACTGTGAGGAAGTAGGGAGCCCCCTGCAGGACTCTAATGGCACTTCACACAATGGCAATGGCAGTTAA